In one window of Juglans regia cultivar Chandler chromosome 3, Walnut 2.0, whole genome shotgun sequence DNA:
- the LOC108984835 gene encoding regulation of nuclear pre-mRNA domain-containing protein 2-like isoform X4 produces the protein MSNSEFDGQILVEKLSKLNNSQQSIESLSHWCISHRKKAKQIVETWDKLFNSSQREQRVSFLYLANDILQNSRRKGSEFVSEFWKVLPVALSHVYKNGDEHGKKAVTRLVDIWEERKVFGSRGRSLKDEMLGKNPPPLVNSGKSSNPIKIVKRDASSVRIKLAVGGLLEKIFTAFQSVLDEYPAEEVALSNCNATVHNVGIIGQDVESALTQGNQQGSAVVDELQEQEVILKQCVGQLESAEATRASLISQLKEALQDQESKLEFIRTQLQVARDQIEQASKIRKRLTSPTVPCPPATNMNPTTEATTRVVEQNRLSVQSTSTLPQTALMQPVVSFAPTRTTEEENKKSAAAAVAAKLAASASSAQMLTSVLSSLVAEEVASMNGGINSTGFSSALSMFPPEKRPKLEKPMPVSDESSSDVSSTTYFTPLQQQPMTNVPPAPSTSSSQASQMQGPFAALPPPPPPPPLSPANPPVSQYVQSAGLVVMPYGYGANTLPPPPPLPPHVTMSLARTAPQPPGQPQPQPQQSQQQQQPATGGFYRPPGVGFYGQSHQPTTPPVPRQ, from the exons ATGAGCAACAGCGAATTTGACGGACAgattttggttgagaaattatcGAAACTCAACAATTCGCAACAAAGCATTGAAT ctTTGTCCCATTGGTGTATCTCTCACCGGAAAAAGGCAAAACAGATTGTTGAAACATGGGATAAATTGTTCAACTCTTCTCAGAGAGAGCAGCGTGTTTCTTTTCTGTATTTGGCTAATGATATTTTGCAAAATAGTAGGCGAAAGGGCAGTGAGTTTGTGAGTGAATTCTGGAAAGTTCTTCCTGTGGCCCTTAGTCATGTTTACAAAAATGGCGACGAACATGGAAAGAAGGCGGTAACCAGACTG GTTGACATATGGGAAGAAAGGAAGGTTTTTGGTTCTCGAGGGCGGAGTCTTAAAGATGAAATGCTGGGTAAGAATCCTCCTCCTCTCGTGAACAGTGGAAAGAGTTCAAATCCAATCAAGATAGTGAAGAGGGATGCAAGCTCAGTTAGAATT AAATTGGCTGTTGGGGGTCTTCTAGAGAAAATATTTACTGCATTTCAATCTGTACTTGATGAATATCCTGCTGAAGAAGTCGCCTTAAGTAACTGTAATGCTACTGTACATAATGTGGGTATAATTGGGCAAGATGTTGAAAGTGCCTTAACACAAG GAAATCAGCAAGGATCTGCTGTGGTAGATGAGCTGCAAGAACAAGAAGTGATACTTAAGCAATGTGTTGGGCAACTTGAGAGTGCAGAGGCAACTAGGGCTTCCCTGATTTCCCAGCTTAAAGAAGCACTTCAGGACCAA gAATCAAAGCTGGAATTTATTCGCACTCAGTTGCAA GTTGCTCGGGATCAGATTGAACAAGCAAGCAAGATTAGGAAGAGGCTAACATCACCCACTGTTCCTTGTCCCCCGGCCACTAACATGAACCCAACAACAGAAGCAACGACGAGGGTTGTAGAACAGAATCGGCTTTCAGTTCAATCAACCAGTACCCTACCTCAGACTGCCCTTATGCAACCTGTGGTTTCTTTTGCACCCACCAGAACTACTgaagaagagaacaaaaaatcaGCAGCAGCTGCAGTTGCTGCTAAGCTTGCTGCCTCCGCATCCTCTGCACAAATGCTTACCTCTGTTCTTTCATCCCTTGTTGCAGAAGAAGTTGCCTCCATGAATGGTGGCATAAATTCAACTGGATTTAGTTCGGCACTATCCATGTTCCCTCCAGAAAAACGGCCCAAACTTGAGAAACCAATGCCTGTTTCTGATGAAAGCAGTTCTGATGTCAGCAGCACAACCTATTTTACCCCTCTGCAACAGCAACCAATGACCAATGTGCCACCTGCACCATCTACTAGCTCTTCACAAGCCAGCCAGATGCAAGGTCCCTTTGCTGCcctaccaccaccacctccaccaccacctttATCCCCTGCAAATCCACCAGTGAGTCAATATGTCCAATCTGCTGGACTGGTTGTAATGCCTTATGGGTATGGAGCAAATACTCTACCCCCTCcacctcctcttcctccacATGTTACAATGAGTTTAGCGAGGACTGCCCCCCAGCCACCTGGACAGCCACAGCCTCAGCCTCAGCAATCACAACAACAGCAACAGCCAGCCACTGGAGGATTTTACCGGCCACCGGGTGTTGGATTCTATGGGCAAAGCCATCAGCCAACAACGCCGCCAGTACCTCGGCAGTGA
- the LOC108984836 gene encoding uncharacterized protein LOC108984836 isoform X2: protein MEIPKITVLSTQKGRRIKHARNSLGTHIQTISEREAASEKEMEDGATLYQQLQKLSSLVKPEEAVDQILSTLWKTRRTGLRPPEKSHIQSLLDLPSPSELDPVLACLRSLIRKCVHENFSGDHLLKLFPPDLPLDLQSILVLSFQKYQGLWKDDCSREQRSFPRTGVSYQVSTSVPPSFTSLLSSSEISTPPWPRQDDPGAGLNRGGNDFGAFTPIVSASGIQRDVVLPSDLESLPCLKSMNWTIENRNSAPTNRVAVVSLKVYRSRAALCL from the exons ATGGAAATCCCTAAAATTACAGTTTTAAGCACCCAAAAGGGCCGAAGGATAAAGCATGCGAGGAACAGCCTGGGAACTCATATTCAGACAATTTCGGAGAGGGAAGCAGCGTCagagaaagaaatggaggaCGGGGCAACATTGTACCAGCAACTGCAAAAGCTCTCGAGCCTGGTGAAGCCGGAGGAAGCTGTGGACCAGATACTGTCCACCCTTTGGAAGACGAGAAGAACCGGTCTCCGTCCTCCCGAGAAGTCCCACATTCAGTCCCTCCTCGATCTTCCTTCTCCCTCCGAATTGGACCCC GTATTGGCATGCCTTCGTTCGCTCATCAGAAAATGCGTACACGAAAACTTCAGCGGGGATCATCTTCTGAAGCTTTTCCCACCCGATCTTCCGCTTGACCTACAAAGCATCCTTGTTTTGTCGTTCCAGAAGTATCAGGGTCTGTGGAAGGACGATTGTTCCAGAGAACAG CGGTCGTTTCCTAGGACTGGTGTTTCCTATCAGGTGAGTACAAGTGTGCCACCGTCTTTCACTTCTTTGCTATCATCTTCCGAGATTTCGACTCCGCCATGGCCTCGTCAAGATGATCCCGGTGCGGGACTCAATCGCGGAGGCAACGATTTTGGGGCTTTCACACCCATTGTTTCTGCTTCGGGGATCCAACGTGATGTTGTTCTTCCCAGTGACTTg GAAAGTCTACCCTGCCTCAAGTCAATGAATTGGACTATTGAGAATCGCAACTCTGCGCCAACTAATAGAGTGGCTGTCGTTAGCCTGAAGGTATATAGATCCAGAGCAGCATTGTGTCTTTAA
- the LOC108984832 gene encoding uncharacterized protein LOC108984832 produces the protein MVSEGYAWAPIGSPLNNVQREEHWRHFDNSVNAVSFGFVATAILISMFLVMAIFERFLRPTSTALSPSGGHNHRDLEAQMGFNAKLGHPSPKMTVYASGVSVLMPGDDIPTFIAHPAPMPCPPERISWPHHQQISIPSLNSNSNLSTNSSSPGEN, from the exons ATGGTTTCAGAAGGGTATGCATGGGCACCCATAGGGTCTCCTTTGAACAACGTGCAGAGAGAGGAGCACTGGAGGCACTTCGACAACTCGGTCAATGCCGTGTCGTTTGGCTTCGTTGCTACTGCCATTCTCATCTCCATGTTCTTGGTCATGGCCATCTTTGAGAGATTCCTCAGACCCACGTCGACGGCTCTCTCTCCGTCCGGTGGCCATAACCACCGCGACCTTGAGGCCCAGATGGGCTTCAACGCAAAGCTCGGTCACCCATCTCCTAAA ATGACTGTATATGCTAGTGGAGTTTCGGTATTGATGCCTGGTGATGATATTCCTACCTTCATTGCACACCCAGCTCCCATGCCGTGTCCACCCGAACGCATTTCGTGGCCTCACCATCAACAAATCTCAATCCCCAGTCTCAACTCAAACTCCAACTTGAGTACAAACTCAAGCTCACCAGGGGAAAACTAA
- the LOC108984835 gene encoding regulation of nuclear pre-mRNA domain-containing protein 2-like isoform X2 gives MSNSEFDGQILVEKLSKLNNSQQSIESLSHWCISHRKKAKQIVETWDKLFNSSQREQRVSFLYLANDILQNSRRKGSEFVSEFWKVLPVALSHVYKNGDEHGKKAVTRLVGSCIQVYFPRVDLKGPTLVDIWEERKVFGSRGRSLKDEMLGKNPPPLVNSGKSSNPIKIVKRDASSVRIKLAVGGLLEKIFTAFQSVLDEYPAEEVALSNCNATVHNVGIIGQDVESALTQGNQQGSAVVDELQEQEVILKQCVGQLESAEATRASLISQLKEALQDQESKLEFIRTQLQVARDQIEQASKIRKRLTSPTVPCPPATNMNPTTEATTRVVEQNRLSVQSTSTLPQTALMQPVVSFAPTRTTEEENKKSAAAAVAAKLAASASSAQMLTSVLSSLVAEEVASMNGGINSTGFSSALSMFPPEKRPKLEKPMPVSDESSSDVSSTTYFTPLQQQPMTNVPPAPSTSSSQASQMQGPFAALPPPPPPPPLSPANPPVSQYVQSAGLVVMPYGYGANTLPPPPPLPPHVTMSLARTAPQPPGQPQPQPQQSQQQQQPATGGFYRPPGVGFYGQSHQPTTPPVPRQ, from the exons ATGAGCAACAGCGAATTTGACGGACAgattttggttgagaaattatcGAAACTCAACAATTCGCAACAAAGCATTGAAT ctTTGTCCCATTGGTGTATCTCTCACCGGAAAAAGGCAAAACAGATTGTTGAAACATGGGATAAATTGTTCAACTCTTCTCAGAGAGAGCAGCGTGTTTCTTTTCTGTATTTGGCTAATGATATTTTGCAAAATAGTAGGCGAAAGGGCAGTGAGTTTGTGAGTGAATTCTGGAAAGTTCTTCCTGTGGCCCTTAGTCATGTTTACAAAAATGGCGACGAACATGGAAAGAAGGCGGTAACCAGACTG GTGGGGTCATGTATCCAGGTTTACTTCCCAAGGGTGGATTTGAAGGGCCCTACCTTG GTTGACATATGGGAAGAAAGGAAGGTTTTTGGTTCTCGAGGGCGGAGTCTTAAAGATGAAATGCTGGGTAAGAATCCTCCTCCTCTCGTGAACAGTGGAAAGAGTTCAAATCCAATCAAGATAGTGAAGAGGGATGCAAGCTCAGTTAGAATT AAATTGGCTGTTGGGGGTCTTCTAGAGAAAATATTTACTGCATTTCAATCTGTACTTGATGAATATCCTGCTGAAGAAGTCGCCTTAAGTAACTGTAATGCTACTGTACATAATGTGGGTATAATTGGGCAAGATGTTGAAAGTGCCTTAACACAAG GAAATCAGCAAGGATCTGCTGTGGTAGATGAGCTGCAAGAACAAGAAGTGATACTTAAGCAATGTGTTGGGCAACTTGAGAGTGCAGAGGCAACTAGGGCTTCCCTGATTTCCCAGCTTAAAGAAGCACTTCAGGACCAA gAATCAAAGCTGGAATTTATTCGCACTCAGTTGCAA GTTGCTCGGGATCAGATTGAACAAGCAAGCAAGATTAGGAAGAGGCTAACATCACCCACTGTTCCTTGTCCCCCGGCCACTAACATGAACCCAACAACAGAAGCAACGACGAGGGTTGTAGAACAGAATCGGCTTTCAGTTCAATCAACCAGTACCCTACCTCAGACTGCCCTTATGCAACCTGTGGTTTCTTTTGCACCCACCAGAACTACTgaagaagagaacaaaaaatcaGCAGCAGCTGCAGTTGCTGCTAAGCTTGCTGCCTCCGCATCCTCTGCACAAATGCTTACCTCTGTTCTTTCATCCCTTGTTGCAGAAGAAGTTGCCTCCATGAATGGTGGCATAAATTCAACTGGATTTAGTTCGGCACTATCCATGTTCCCTCCAGAAAAACGGCCCAAACTTGAGAAACCAATGCCTGTTTCTGATGAAAGCAGTTCTGATGTCAGCAGCACAACCTATTTTACCCCTCTGCAACAGCAACCAATGACCAATGTGCCACCTGCACCATCTACTAGCTCTTCACAAGCCAGCCAGATGCAAGGTCCCTTTGCTGCcctaccaccaccacctccaccaccacctttATCCCCTGCAAATCCACCAGTGAGTCAATATGTCCAATCTGCTGGACTGGTTGTAATGCCTTATGGGTATGGAGCAAATACTCTACCCCCTCcacctcctcttcctccacATGTTACAATGAGTTTAGCGAGGACTGCCCCCCAGCCACCTGGACAGCCACAGCCTCAGCCTCAGCAATCACAACAACAGCAACAGCCAGCCACTGGAGGATTTTACCGGCCACCGGGTGTTGGATTCTATGGGCAAAGCCATCAGCCAACAACGCCGCCAGTACCTCGGCAGTGA
- the LOC108984834 gene encoding kelch-like protein 8 — translation MGSLPSPPRPVTPPSPENSTSNYQVFGSFCPRDQLPNTNRSNSIESYNPSNNTWSHVTSIPGLLENHILKGFAMVSLRDSIYVIGGRLCTHKERAQGSQDSDDYAEVDVEVLPVVLCFNVGSNQWSECAPLGTPRYDFACSVCENKVYVAGGKSTLASVRGLSSAEVYDPELDIWTPLPNMSILRYKCVGVTWQGKFYVVGGFAEREDSDPGLFMVLRSSADVYDAQAGNWGHVPSMWPLDVPPNQIVAMNGRLFSCGDCLNARKGHIEVYDGVNIWNELDGSQRALNVDWRQNQRLYLTMAPIGTHLYFLTGYRTAADSSRTMSRVHVFDTSAAASNTWRSFEPMEEEGEKELCSHCCVVQV, via the coding sequence ATGGGCTCACTCCCTTCCCCTCCACGACCAGTTACTCCACCATCACCCGAAAACTCTACTTCCAATTATCAAGTTTTTGGCTCTTTTTGCCCTAGGGATCAACTCCCAAACACAAACAGATCTAATTCCATAGAGTCCTACAATCCCTCTAACAACACTTGGAGTCATGTTACCTCAATCCCTGGCCTACTTGAAAACCATATCTTGAAGGGCTTTGCAATGGTCTCTCTAAGAGACTCCATTTACGTGATTGGTGGGAGGCTATGTACTCACAAAGAGAGAGCTCAAGGCTCTCAAGATTCAGATGACTATGCAGAAGTGGATGTTGAAGTCCTGCCcgttgttttgtgttttaatgTTGGGTCCAACCAATGGTCCGAATGTGCACCATTAGGCACGCCACGTTATGATTTTGCATGCTCCGTTTGTGAAAATAAGGTCTACGTGGCAGGGGGGAAGTCCACTCTGGCTAGTGTAAGGGGTCTTTCTTCTGCTGAGGTGTATGATCCCGAACTCGACATTTGGACCCCGTTGCCTAACATGAGCATATTGAGATACAAGTGTGTAGGGGTGACATGGCAAGGTAAATTCTACGTGGTCGGGGGATTCGCAGAGCGAGAGGACTCAGACCCGGGGCTCTTCATGGTGTTGCGTAGCTCGGCTGACGTGTATGATGCGCAAGCGGGGAATTGGGGCCACGTACCCAGTATGTGGCCACTAGATGTGCCACCAAATCAAATTGTCGCGATGAATGGCAGGCTATTTAGCTGTGGGGATTGCCTAAATGCAAGAAAGGGTCACATTGAGGTCTATGATGGAGTTAACATATGGAACGAACTCGATGGGTCACAACGTGCTCTTAATGTAGATTGGCGACAAAATCAACGGCTTTACCTCACAATGGCACCAATAGGGACCCACTTGTATTTCTTGACAGGCTATCGGACGGCCGCGGATTCATCAAGAACAATGTCTAGGGTGCATGTATTCGACACATCGGCGGCCGCTAGCAACACGTGGAGGAGCTTTGAGCCGATGGAagaggagggagagaaagagctCTGTAGCCATTGCTGTGTTGTTCAAGTCTAG
- the LOC108984835 gene encoding formin-2-like isoform X1 — MSNSEFDGQILVEKLSKLNNSQQSIESLSHWCISHRKKAKQIVETWDKLFNSSQREQRVSFLYLANDILQNSRRKGSEFVSEFWKVLPVALSHVYKNGDEHGKKAVTRLVGSCIQVYFPRVDLKGPTLVDIWEERKVFGSRGRSLKDEMLGKNPPPLVNSGKSSNPIKIVKRDASSVRIKLAVGGLLEKIFTAFQSVLDEYPAEEVALSNCNATVHNVGIIGQDVESALTQGNQQGSAVVDELQEQEVILKQCVGQLESAEATRASLISQLKEALQDQVWESKLEFIRTQLQVARDQIEQASKIRKRLTSPTVPCPPATNMNPTTEATTRVVEQNRLSVQSTSTLPQTALMQPVVSFAPTRTTEEENKKSAAAAVAAKLAASASSAQMLTSVLSSLVAEEVASMNGGINSTGFSSALSMFPPEKRPKLEKPMPVSDESSSDVSSTTYFTPLQQQPMTNVPPAPSTSSSQASQMQGPFAALPPPPPPPPLSPANPPVSQYVQSAGLVVMPYGYGANTLPPPPPLPPHVTMSLARTAPQPPGQPQPQPQQSQQQQQPATGGFYRPPGVGFYGQSHQPTTPPVPRQ, encoded by the exons ATGAGCAACAGCGAATTTGACGGACAgattttggttgagaaattatcGAAACTCAACAATTCGCAACAAAGCATTGAAT ctTTGTCCCATTGGTGTATCTCTCACCGGAAAAAGGCAAAACAGATTGTTGAAACATGGGATAAATTGTTCAACTCTTCTCAGAGAGAGCAGCGTGTTTCTTTTCTGTATTTGGCTAATGATATTTTGCAAAATAGTAGGCGAAAGGGCAGTGAGTTTGTGAGTGAATTCTGGAAAGTTCTTCCTGTGGCCCTTAGTCATGTTTACAAAAATGGCGACGAACATGGAAAGAAGGCGGTAACCAGACTG GTGGGGTCATGTATCCAGGTTTACTTCCCAAGGGTGGATTTGAAGGGCCCTACCTTG GTTGACATATGGGAAGAAAGGAAGGTTTTTGGTTCTCGAGGGCGGAGTCTTAAAGATGAAATGCTGGGTAAGAATCCTCCTCCTCTCGTGAACAGTGGAAAGAGTTCAAATCCAATCAAGATAGTGAAGAGGGATGCAAGCTCAGTTAGAATT AAATTGGCTGTTGGGGGTCTTCTAGAGAAAATATTTACTGCATTTCAATCTGTACTTGATGAATATCCTGCTGAAGAAGTCGCCTTAAGTAACTGTAATGCTACTGTACATAATGTGGGTATAATTGGGCAAGATGTTGAAAGTGCCTTAACACAAG GAAATCAGCAAGGATCTGCTGTGGTAGATGAGCTGCAAGAACAAGAAGTGATACTTAAGCAATGTGTTGGGCAACTTGAGAGTGCAGAGGCAACTAGGGCTTCCCTGATTTCCCAGCTTAAAGAAGCACTTCAGGACCAAGTATGg gAATCAAAGCTGGAATTTATTCGCACTCAGTTGCAA GTTGCTCGGGATCAGATTGAACAAGCAAGCAAGATTAGGAAGAGGCTAACATCACCCACTGTTCCTTGTCCCCCGGCCACTAACATGAACCCAACAACAGAAGCAACGACGAGGGTTGTAGAACAGAATCGGCTTTCAGTTCAATCAACCAGTACCCTACCTCAGACTGCCCTTATGCAACCTGTGGTTTCTTTTGCACCCACCAGAACTACTgaagaagagaacaaaaaatcaGCAGCAGCTGCAGTTGCTGCTAAGCTTGCTGCCTCCGCATCCTCTGCACAAATGCTTACCTCTGTTCTTTCATCCCTTGTTGCAGAAGAAGTTGCCTCCATGAATGGTGGCATAAATTCAACTGGATTTAGTTCGGCACTATCCATGTTCCCTCCAGAAAAACGGCCCAAACTTGAGAAACCAATGCCTGTTTCTGATGAAAGCAGTTCTGATGTCAGCAGCACAACCTATTTTACCCCTCTGCAACAGCAACCAATGACCAATGTGCCACCTGCACCATCTACTAGCTCTTCACAAGCCAGCCAGATGCAAGGTCCCTTTGCTGCcctaccaccaccacctccaccaccacctttATCCCCTGCAAATCCACCAGTGAGTCAATATGTCCAATCTGCTGGACTGGTTGTAATGCCTTATGGGTATGGAGCAAATACTCTACCCCCTCcacctcctcttcctccacATGTTACAATGAGTTTAGCGAGGACTGCCCCCCAGCCACCTGGACAGCCACAGCCTCAGCCTCAGCAATCACAACAACAGCAACAGCCAGCCACTGGAGGATTTTACCGGCCACCGGGTGTTGGATTCTATGGGCAAAGCCATCAGCCAACAACGCCGCCAGTACCTCGGCAGTGA
- the LOC108984835 gene encoding formin-2-like isoform X5, which yields MLVTLDYLIHSLWQVGSCIQVYFPRVDLKGPTLVDIWEERKVFGSRGRSLKDEMLGKNPPPLVNSGKSSNPIKIVKRDASSVRIKLAVGGLLEKIFTAFQSVLDEYPAEEVALSNCNATVHNVGIIGQDVESALTQGNQQGSAVVDELQEQEVILKQCVGQLESAEATRASLISQLKEALQDQVWESKLEFIRTQLQVARDQIEQASKIRKRLTSPTVPCPPATNMNPTTEATTRVVEQNRLSVQSTSTLPQTALMQPVVSFAPTRTTEEENKKSAAAAVAAKLAASASSAQMLTSVLSSLVAEEVASMNGGINSTGFSSALSMFPPEKRPKLEKPMPVSDESSSDVSSTTYFTPLQQQPMTNVPPAPSTSSSQASQMQGPFAALPPPPPPPPLSPANPPVSQYVQSAGLVVMPYGYGANTLPPPPPLPPHVTMSLARTAPQPPGQPQPQPQQSQQQQQPATGGFYRPPGVGFYGQSHQPTTPPVPRQ from the exons ATGCTAGTTACCCTGGATTATCTAATACACAGTTTATGGCAGGTGGGGTCATGTATCCAGGTTTACTTCCCAAGGGTGGATTTGAAGGGCCCTACCTTG GTTGACATATGGGAAGAAAGGAAGGTTTTTGGTTCTCGAGGGCGGAGTCTTAAAGATGAAATGCTGGGTAAGAATCCTCCTCCTCTCGTGAACAGTGGAAAGAGTTCAAATCCAATCAAGATAGTGAAGAGGGATGCAAGCTCAGTTAGAATT AAATTGGCTGTTGGGGGTCTTCTAGAGAAAATATTTACTGCATTTCAATCTGTACTTGATGAATATCCTGCTGAAGAAGTCGCCTTAAGTAACTGTAATGCTACTGTACATAATGTGGGTATAATTGGGCAAGATGTTGAAAGTGCCTTAACACAAG GAAATCAGCAAGGATCTGCTGTGGTAGATGAGCTGCAAGAACAAGAAGTGATACTTAAGCAATGTGTTGGGCAACTTGAGAGTGCAGAGGCAACTAGGGCTTCCCTGATTTCCCAGCTTAAAGAAGCACTTCAGGACCAAGTATGg gAATCAAAGCTGGAATTTATTCGCACTCAGTTGCAA GTTGCTCGGGATCAGATTGAACAAGCAAGCAAGATTAGGAAGAGGCTAACATCACCCACTGTTCCTTGTCCCCCGGCCACTAACATGAACCCAACAACAGAAGCAACGACGAGGGTTGTAGAACAGAATCGGCTTTCAGTTCAATCAACCAGTACCCTACCTCAGACTGCCCTTATGCAACCTGTGGTTTCTTTTGCACCCACCAGAACTACTgaagaagagaacaaaaaatcaGCAGCAGCTGCAGTTGCTGCTAAGCTTGCTGCCTCCGCATCCTCTGCACAAATGCTTACCTCTGTTCTTTCATCCCTTGTTGCAGAAGAAGTTGCCTCCATGAATGGTGGCATAAATTCAACTGGATTTAGTTCGGCACTATCCATGTTCCCTCCAGAAAAACGGCCCAAACTTGAGAAACCAATGCCTGTTTCTGATGAAAGCAGTTCTGATGTCAGCAGCACAACCTATTTTACCCCTCTGCAACAGCAACCAATGACCAATGTGCCACCTGCACCATCTACTAGCTCTTCACAAGCCAGCCAGATGCAAGGTCCCTTTGCTGCcctaccaccaccacctccaccaccacctttATCCCCTGCAAATCCACCAGTGAGTCAATATGTCCAATCTGCTGGACTGGTTGTAATGCCTTATGGGTATGGAGCAAATACTCTACCCCCTCcacctcctcttcctccacATGTTACAATGAGTTTAGCGAGGACTGCCCCCCAGCCACCTGGACAGCCACAGCCTCAGCCTCAGCAATCACAACAACAGCAACAGCCAGCCACTGGAGGATTTTACCGGCCACCGGGTGTTGGATTCTATGGGCAAAGCCATCAGCCAACAACGCCGCCAGTACCTCGGCAGTGA
- the LOC108984835 gene encoding regulation of nuclear pre-mRNA domain-containing protein 2-like isoform X3, translating into MSNSEFDGQILVEKLSKLNNSQQSIESLSHWCISHRKKAKQIVETWDKLFNSSQREQRVSFLYLANDILQNSRRKGSEFVSEFWKVLPVALSHVYKNGDEHGKKAVTRLVDIWEERKVFGSRGRSLKDEMLGKNPPPLVNSGKSSNPIKIVKRDASSVRIKLAVGGLLEKIFTAFQSVLDEYPAEEVALSNCNATVHNVGIIGQDVESALTQGNQQGSAVVDELQEQEVILKQCVGQLESAEATRASLISQLKEALQDQVWESKLEFIRTQLQVARDQIEQASKIRKRLTSPTVPCPPATNMNPTTEATTRVVEQNRLSVQSTSTLPQTALMQPVVSFAPTRTTEEENKKSAAAAVAAKLAASASSAQMLTSVLSSLVAEEVASMNGGINSTGFSSALSMFPPEKRPKLEKPMPVSDESSSDVSSTTYFTPLQQQPMTNVPPAPSTSSSQASQMQGPFAALPPPPPPPPLSPANPPVSQYVQSAGLVVMPYGYGANTLPPPPPLPPHVTMSLARTAPQPPGQPQPQPQQSQQQQQPATGGFYRPPGVGFYGQSHQPTTPPVPRQ; encoded by the exons ATGAGCAACAGCGAATTTGACGGACAgattttggttgagaaattatcGAAACTCAACAATTCGCAACAAAGCATTGAAT ctTTGTCCCATTGGTGTATCTCTCACCGGAAAAAGGCAAAACAGATTGTTGAAACATGGGATAAATTGTTCAACTCTTCTCAGAGAGAGCAGCGTGTTTCTTTTCTGTATTTGGCTAATGATATTTTGCAAAATAGTAGGCGAAAGGGCAGTGAGTTTGTGAGTGAATTCTGGAAAGTTCTTCCTGTGGCCCTTAGTCATGTTTACAAAAATGGCGACGAACATGGAAAGAAGGCGGTAACCAGACTG GTTGACATATGGGAAGAAAGGAAGGTTTTTGGTTCTCGAGGGCGGAGTCTTAAAGATGAAATGCTGGGTAAGAATCCTCCTCCTCTCGTGAACAGTGGAAAGAGTTCAAATCCAATCAAGATAGTGAAGAGGGATGCAAGCTCAGTTAGAATT AAATTGGCTGTTGGGGGTCTTCTAGAGAAAATATTTACTGCATTTCAATCTGTACTTGATGAATATCCTGCTGAAGAAGTCGCCTTAAGTAACTGTAATGCTACTGTACATAATGTGGGTATAATTGGGCAAGATGTTGAAAGTGCCTTAACACAAG GAAATCAGCAAGGATCTGCTGTGGTAGATGAGCTGCAAGAACAAGAAGTGATACTTAAGCAATGTGTTGGGCAACTTGAGAGTGCAGAGGCAACTAGGGCTTCCCTGATTTCCCAGCTTAAAGAAGCACTTCAGGACCAAGTATGg gAATCAAAGCTGGAATTTATTCGCACTCAGTTGCAA GTTGCTCGGGATCAGATTGAACAAGCAAGCAAGATTAGGAAGAGGCTAACATCACCCACTGTTCCTTGTCCCCCGGCCACTAACATGAACCCAACAACAGAAGCAACGACGAGGGTTGTAGAACAGAATCGGCTTTCAGTTCAATCAACCAGTACCCTACCTCAGACTGCCCTTATGCAACCTGTGGTTTCTTTTGCACCCACCAGAACTACTgaagaagagaacaaaaaatcaGCAGCAGCTGCAGTTGCTGCTAAGCTTGCTGCCTCCGCATCCTCTGCACAAATGCTTACCTCTGTTCTTTCATCCCTTGTTGCAGAAGAAGTTGCCTCCATGAATGGTGGCATAAATTCAACTGGATTTAGTTCGGCACTATCCATGTTCCCTCCAGAAAAACGGCCCAAACTTGAGAAACCAATGCCTGTTTCTGATGAAAGCAGTTCTGATGTCAGCAGCACAACCTATTTTACCCCTCTGCAACAGCAACCAATGACCAATGTGCCACCTGCACCATCTACTAGCTCTTCACAAGCCAGCCAGATGCAAGGTCCCTTTGCTGCcctaccaccaccacctccaccaccacctttATCCCCTGCAAATCCACCAGTGAGTCAATATGTCCAATCTGCTGGACTGGTTGTAATGCCTTATGGGTATGGAGCAAATACTCTACCCCCTCcacctcctcttcctccacATGTTACAATGAGTTTAGCGAGGACTGCCCCCCAGCCACCTGGACAGCCACAGCCTCAGCCTCAGCAATCACAACAACAGCAACAGCCAGCCACTGGAGGATTTTACCGGCCACCGGGTGTTGGATTCTATGGGCAAAGCCATCAGCCAACAACGCCGCCAGTACCTCGGCAGTGA